Proteins co-encoded in one Oscillatoria salina IIICB1 genomic window:
- a CDS encoding tetratricopeptide repeat protein, which translates to MLTAMMNQQSTTPNQPSKNPRDDRQYFYQKGQQLASESKYEEAIASYDKYLEMQPDDNTAWVLRGAALTHLDRYEEALISFEEALKVAPEDNLAMLFRGMALQHMGDYQKAYESFDTTLGIKRNPFKRKIRGMLNWILDFVEPEKPTRKCKKKPNQKKAA; encoded by the coding sequence ATGCTGACAGCAATGATGAACCAGCAAAGTACCACACCAAATCAACCATCAAAAAATCCTCGTGACGATCGCCAATACTTCTATCAAAAAGGGCAGCAGCTAGCTAGCGAATCTAAATACGAAGAAGCGATCGCCAGCTACGATAAGTATTTAGAAATGCAGCCTGATGATAACACTGCTTGGGTGTTGCGGGGTGCAGCGCTAACTCATTTGGATCGCTACGAAGAAGCACTTATTAGCTTTGAAGAAGCTTTAAAAGTAGCACCAGAAGATAATTTAGCGATGTTATTTCGAGGAATGGCACTCCAACACATGGGAGACTATCAGAAAGCTTACGAAAGCTTCGACACCACTCTCGGAATTAAAAGAAATCCTTTTAAGCGCAAAATCAGAGGGATGTTGAACTGGATTCTAGATTTTGTTGAACCGGAAAAACCAACTCGTAAGTGTAAAAAAAAGCCTAATCAGAAAAAAGCCGCATAA
- a CDS encoding potassium channel family protein: MYFIIVGGGAEGASLASLALELGHQVAMIESNSEQAQTLLQKFDNVKVFNADIAESGILEEVDIERADALFATTDDDSANLMAVFLAKEKKVKNIVTMLNNKGHQQMFERLGAKVLVNPETIIAQRLLDFLDREEDTSE, from the coding sequence ATGTATTTTATTATCGTTGGTGGAGGAGCAGAAGGAGCTAGCTTGGCATCTCTAGCCTTAGAATTAGGACATCAAGTAGCAATGATCGAGAGTAATTCCGAACAAGCTCAGACTCTCTTGCAAAAATTTGATAATGTTAAAGTATTTAATGCTGATATTGCCGAAAGTGGTATCCTCGAAGAAGTTGATATAGAACGAGCAGATGCGCTTTTTGCCACCACAGACGATGACTCGGCAAACTTAATGGCTGTTTTTTTGGCAAAAGAAAAAAAAGTCAAAAATATAGTCACGATGCTGAATAACAAAGGACACCAACAGATGTTTGAACGTCTGGGAGCTAAAGTTTTAGTCAATCCAGAAACAATTATCGCTCAGCGTTTGCTTGATTTCCTCGATCGCGAGGAGGATACATCTGAGTGA
- the cysH gene encoding phosphoadenosine phosphosulfate reductase, whose protein sequence is MASHTTLSPVQISQLDLEELNQRFEKADPKEIIAWAVSNFPTRLVQTSAFNIDDLVITDLIYRKLKPAKPVPVLFLDTLFHFRETLELVAKAKRIYHLNLKVSQTLNVNSREEFAAKYGEALWEKDVAKFHEITKIEPLQRGLAELKAGAWITGRRRDQAPTRAHMPILELDNQGRLKINPLANWTRKESWAYAYEYDLIYNPLHDRGYPSIGDEPLTTKVGQGEDERAGRWRGMSKTECGIHL, encoded by the coding sequence ATGGCAAGCCATACTACTCTCAGCCCAGTTCAAATTTCTCAGCTTGACCTCGAAGAACTTAATCAACGCTTTGAGAAAGCCGATCCGAAAGAAATTATCGCATGGGCGGTGTCTAATTTCCCGACTCGCTTGGTGCAAACTAGCGCTTTCAATATTGATGACTTAGTTATCACTGACCTGATCTACCGCAAACTTAAGCCAGCAAAGCCAGTTCCGGTGTTGTTTCTCGATACTTTGTTCCACTTTCGGGAAACGCTGGAATTGGTGGCAAAAGCTAAAAGAATTTATCATCTCAACCTCAAAGTATCTCAAACCCTGAATGTTAATAGTCGCGAAGAATTTGCGGCTAAGTATGGCGAAGCTTTATGGGAAAAAGACGTAGCTAAATTCCATGAAATCACGAAAATTGAGCCTTTGCAACGGGGATTAGCTGAGTTAAAGGCAGGAGCTTGGATTACCGGGCGGCGACGGGATCAAGCGCCAACTCGCGCTCATATGCCAATTCTGGAATTAGATAACCAAGGACGTTTAAAAATCAATCCCCTGGCTAACTGGACTCGTAAAGAAAGTTGGGCGTATGCTTATGAATACGACCTAATTTACAATCCTCTCCACGATCGCGGCTATCCTAGTATTGGCGACGAACCTTTAACTACTAAAGTTGGTCAAGGCGAAGACGAACGCGCCGGACGTTGGCGTGGTATGAGTAAAACTGAGTGTGGTATCCACCTGTAA
- the sbcD gene encoding exonuclease subunit SbcD, whose translation MIQVLHLSDIHMGSGFSHGQVNPETGLNTRLEDFINSLGKCIDRAIAEPVDLVLFGGDAFPDATPAPYVQEAFAGQFRRLADAGIPTVMLVGNHDQHSQGNGGASLCIYRTLGVPGFIVGDRIATHKIPTRNGDIQVITLPWLTRSTLLTRPETEGLSLGEINQLLIQRLQPVLEAEIRRLDPEIPTILLGHLMADRANLGAERYLAVGKGFSVPVSLLIREQFDYVALGHVHKHQNLNKSNQPPIIYPGSIERVDFSEEKEDKGYVIVEVEPGKVKWEFCPLPVRPFCTIEVDVSQVEEPEAAIIAAIEKKDIQDAVVRLIYKLRSEQLDLVNTGKLHEALTTAHTFSIRPELVSQLARPRLPELGVGSGLDPLSALQTYLENREDLKDIQKEMVAAAERLLSGVEDEGIVVETSSKQLRLL comes from the coding sequence ATGATTCAAGTTCTTCATTTATCTGATATTCACATGGGGAGTGGTTTCTCCCACGGTCAAGTTAATCCCGAAACTGGCTTAAATACACGATTAGAAGATTTTATCAATAGTCTAGGAAAATGTATCGATCGAGCGATCGCCGAACCAGTAGACTTAGTATTATTCGGTGGCGATGCGTTTCCCGACGCGACACCAGCCCCCTACGTCCAAGAAGCCTTTGCCGGGCAATTTCGGCGTTTAGCAGACGCAGGAATTCCCACCGTAATGTTAGTAGGTAATCACGACCAACATTCCCAAGGAAACGGCGGCGCGAGTTTGTGCATTTACCGAACCTTAGGAGTACCTGGGTTTATTGTCGGCGATCGCATCGCTACCCACAAGATCCCTACTCGCAACGGCGACATTCAAGTGATAACTTTACCTTGGTTAACTCGTTCCACACTCTTAACTCGTCCCGAAACCGAAGGACTTTCCCTCGGCGAAATTAACCAATTATTAATTCAACGTCTCCAACCCGTCTTAGAAGCCGAAATTCGTCGATTAGACCCCGAAATTCCGACAATTTTACTCGGACATTTAATGGCAGATCGCGCTAACCTAGGAGCAGAGCGTTATTTAGCCGTCGGGAAAGGATTTTCCGTTCCCGTTTCCTTGCTAATTCGAGAACAATTTGATTATGTCGCATTAGGTCACGTTCACAAACACCAAAACCTGAATAAATCTAACCAGCCACCAATTATCTATCCGGGTAGTATCGAAAGAGTAGACTTTTCCGAAGAAAAAGAAGACAAAGGTTATGTCATCGTTGAAGTCGAACCAGGAAAAGTAAAATGGGAATTTTGTCCTTTACCAGTACGTCCTTTCTGTACAATTGAAGTTGATGTTTCCCAAGTCGAAGAACCAGAAGCGGCAATAATTGCAGCTATCGAAAAAAAAGACATTCAGGATGCAGTCGTGCGCTTAATTTACAAACTGCGATCGGAACAGTTAGATTTAGTTAATACTGGTAAGTTGCACGAAGCTTTGACAACAGCACATACTTTTAGTATTCGTCCAGAATTAGTTTCTCAACTAGCCCGTCCTCGCTTACCAGAATTAGGAGTTGGTAGCGGTTTAGATCCTTTATCAGCTTTGCAGACTTATTTAGAAAATCGTGAAGATTTAAAGGATATTCAAAAAGAAATGGTCGCTGCCGCAGAACGTTTATTGAGTGGTGTTGAAGATGAAGGTATAGTGGTAGAAACGAGTAGCAAACAGTTACGGTTGTTGTAA
- a CDS encoding TrkH family potassium uptake protein — MNPYLKTILRDLGLFLHVPGIMALVSLLVCVAWGEYFAIRAFTITAIATLATGQLFYRTCSQGASASRIRYAMLTVALAWAIVPLFGAIPFILIAQNLTISGDASATVIYFQNSLNAVFEAFSGFTSTGLTMALNPSRLPHSIQWWRSLMEWVGGVGVIVLVVSLLDPSTDAYQLYSAEGRSKRIGLTVQVTVRRIWWIYILYTFVSIIWLRLVGMPWWDAINHGMTGISTGGFSIQDDSIGAYSQTIQMAVVPIMIAGAISFPVHYQLVREFRFFALWKDSQHKAFWILLALGICLLWFFNYSFNWSVVWREAVFQWVSALGTCGFSTVNLKKWTAGAKLLLSIGMIIGGAAGSTVGGIKLSRAVVLFKAILWRFQRLHLKPHQIMRYKLDERVVTETEAIRRVEAAAVLTILWLGLLLIGVFVLLEVVSAYEYNLSDVIFEAASALGSVGLSTGITAPDLAPLGKISLIIFMWMGRLEIIPVVLLFSAPFVALTKVSRSRKIKK; from the coding sequence GTGAATCCTTACCTGAAAACAATTCTCCGTGACCTTGGCTTATTTTTGCACGTTCCCGGCATCATGGCGCTAGTGTCATTGCTGGTATGTGTAGCCTGGGGCGAATATTTTGCCATTCGTGCTTTTACGATAACCGCGATCGCCACTCTTGCTACTGGTCAATTATTCTACCGCACTTGTAGTCAAGGTGCTTCGGCTTCTCGAATACGCTATGCGATGTTAACCGTAGCTTTAGCTTGGGCGATCGTACCTTTGTTTGGTGCAATTCCGTTTATCCTTATCGCCCAAAATTTAACCATCTCTGGCGACGCTTCAGCAACAGTTATCTATTTTCAAAACTCACTCAATGCTGTGTTTGAAGCCTTTTCTGGCTTTACCAGTACCGGATTGACAATGGCACTAAATCCCAGCCGACTACCTCATAGTATACAGTGGTGGCGATCGCTGATGGAATGGGTTGGTGGAGTTGGTGTAATTGTTTTAGTTGTCTCGTTGCTCGATCCCAGTACGGATGCTTATCAATTATATAGTGCTGAAGGACGCTCGAAAAGAATTGGTTTAACTGTACAAGTAACTGTACGCCGCATTTGGTGGATTTATATCCTATACACTTTTGTTAGTATTATTTGGTTGCGCTTAGTGGGAATGCCTTGGTGGGATGCAATTAATCATGGAATGACGGGAATTTCTACCGGAGGTTTTAGCATTCAAGATGACAGTATTGGTGCTTATAGTCAAACTATTCAAATGGCAGTAGTACCAATTATGATTGCTGGGGCAATTAGTTTCCCAGTTCATTATCAATTAGTGCGCGAGTTTCGTTTTTTTGCTTTGTGGAAAGATTCTCAACATAAAGCTTTCTGGATTTTACTTGCTTTAGGAATCTGTTTACTTTGGTTTTTTAACTATTCTTTTAATTGGTCAGTTGTTTGGCGGGAAGCAGTTTTTCAATGGGTCTCAGCTTTAGGTACTTGTGGTTTTAGTACGGTTAATCTTAAAAAATGGACGGCTGGGGCTAAGTTACTATTAAGTATAGGAATGATTATTGGTGGTGCGGCAGGTTCTACTGTTGGTGGAATTAAACTTAGTCGAGCAGTGGTATTGTTTAAAGCAATCCTTTGGCGTTTTCAGCGTTTGCATCTGAAACCTCACCAAATTATGCGTTACAAATTAGATGAACGGGTAGTAACTGAAACTGAAGCTATTCGCCGCGTAGAAGCAGCCGCAGTCTTAACAATTCTTTGGCTGGGATTGCTGTTAATCGGAGTTTTTGTCTTGCTTGAGGTAGTTTCTGCTTATGAATATAACTTAAGTGATGTTATTTTTGAGGCGGCTTCGGCTTTGGGAAGTGTTGGTTTATCTACCGGAATTACGGCTCCGGATCTAGCGCCTCTGGGGAAAATAAGTTTAATTATTTTTATGTGGATGGGACGCTTGGAAATTATTCCAGTTGTGCTTTTATTTTCGGCTCCTTTCGTAGCTTTGACTAAGGTATCGAGGTCGAGAAAAATTAAAAAATAA
- a CDS encoding glutaredoxin family protein: MLLILYGKPGCHLCEGLAEKLAQIQEPHFDLEMRDITTREDWFAAYQYEVPVLSVSQGGKEQILPRPSPRASVKQIEKMLAKYLTGDR; this comes from the coding sequence ATGCTACTGATTCTTTATGGCAAACCTGGTTGTCACCTCTGCGAGGGACTAGCAGAAAAGTTAGCCCAAATACAAGAACCGCATTTCGACCTCGAAATGCGAGATATTACTACTCGTGAAGATTGGTTTGCCGCTTACCAATACGAAGTACCAGTATTATCTGTCAGCCAAGGAGGAAAAGAGCAAATCCTACCCCGCCCTTCTCCACGCGCCTCAGTTAAGCAAATTGAGAAAATGTTAGCAAAATATCTAACTGGCGATCGCTAG
- a CDS encoding tubulin-like doman-containing protein, producing MPAQTEEKSMVPTVLVGIGGTGTEVLARVRRLIEETYGSLNKFPIVSFLIIDTDKDYKINNTEAGGSPFKDNEKHWARVSGKQVREMVADMENYPWIDRWFPRELERNITSLEAGAGQIRACGRFAFFCNYHEIQKKFLEAVNRTKGKDNFMLNEYGIKVNSGSINVFVTGSLSGGTGSGMLIDIGYCVRNWLKKEQSPLITAIVPTPEAFAGINVGDKVLANGYAAMMELSYFSDYRTEYVSQFSSGLVDEVRSKSAPFDFTYLVGTKNGESDFKLEQIREAIAQNIFLDLTSDFSPHKRSIRDNIKSAWAQADPGGRGYPKNFMSFGLSTIEIPIAQIRTSLSNRIAQDLVSWWLNEKVNLHPQMREFVQNDILKRMRLTEAETIADISAAQDRSYLAIISDWINSIRQEIASENLLQCTQQGVNMLGREKGKILQFVDGYLKPKVDEYRSNHFRELSTDERLHGDYLQKMYDNRNQLVIRGRQSLESEFYRILEDRTQGPKFAASFIVTVRQILEDMAEKFRSQRDKIWEPKENERQKQYEQGLQDLTEFKDKFGTTKQAKMEQYCENALSGLEGTLIAIIQRKARSISLDVIDRLQEHLTLLERRFNRWQQKLIQTRDLYKEKADKQAKSADALVINGIKLYDRQELNSLYQDLIEQLAGATVGNKTAYETGMDSICSTMSQDVLDRASSLWKETRAANEIMRLFDITEIPDVKDEDFQQIIFERTKKVVEEAPQTSKIKQELAACDRIFKLYNDNSEIVNNIRIAFNKSKPLILLNQAVLRGKDANFTPALNVNVAVLGGRKTSDPAAQKFIPMLQEFIGNEDAIKPLGDPERHRIIFVQEIGGFSLRCIDGMRDLRQSYQDWKGEFIVAKRAQLKGESRDLPVPVHIQKEPPFWDIFPEDPRVFYLVVQARALDILRQEENKATKENSIRYTKSTAIGEQKVDLASSWEEVTQVLEIKACREDREEIQRQLLQKLNAADTEAKKQALFRQLLAYLEQRALELEGGKDSPDYKREAQIILNLIEAKKLKTATEISLQSEQIKQPVKVTQPVNSTGVPNQIEGNNGARNQQDPTPRSHVFCTNCGTPNPANSKFCFKCGTKLVK from the coding sequence ATGCCAGCACAAACAGAAGAAAAAAGTATGGTTCCCACAGTCCTCGTCGGCATCGGCGGAACCGGAACCGAAGTCTTAGCCAGAGTACGAAGATTAATCGAAGAAACCTACGGCAGCTTAAACAAATTTCCCATCGTTAGTTTCCTAATTATCGATACCGACAAAGATTACAAAATTAATAACACTGAAGCCGGAGGTTCCCCCTTCAAAGATAACGAAAAACACTGGGCAAGAGTAAGCGGCAAACAAGTCCGAGAAATGGTCGCCGACATGGAAAATTATCCTTGGATTGACCGTTGGTTTCCCAGAGAATTAGAGCGAAATATCACCTCCCTTGAAGCAGGTGCGGGACAAATTCGCGCTTGCGGACGCTTCGCTTTTTTCTGCAATTATCACGAGATTCAAAAGAAGTTTCTTGAAGCAGTTAATCGCACCAAGGGCAAAGATAATTTCATGTTAAACGAGTATGGAATTAAAGTAAATAGCGGCAGTATTAATGTTTTCGTTACAGGTTCTTTATCCGGCGGTACGGGTAGCGGAATGTTAATCGATATCGGCTACTGCGTTCGTAACTGGCTAAAAAAAGAACAAAGTCCCCTCATAACTGCAATTGTCCCCACCCCAGAAGCTTTTGCAGGTATCAATGTTGGCGATAAAGTCTTAGCAAATGGCTATGCGGCGATGATGGAATTAAGTTATTTTTCCGATTATCGCACCGAATATGTCAGTCAATTTAGTAGCGGTTTAGTTGACGAAGTTCGCAGCAAATCGGCGCCCTTCGATTTCACCTATTTAGTAGGGACAAAAAATGGGGAAAGTGACTTTAAATTAGAGCAAATTCGGGAAGCGATCGCTCAAAATATTTTCCTCGATTTAACCTCTGATTTTTCTCCTCATAAACGTTCAATTCGCGATAACATTAAAAGTGCTTGGGCGCAAGCAGATCCTGGCGGACGAGGCTACCCGAAAAACTTTATGAGTTTTGGGCTATCAACCATCGAAATTCCGATCGCGCAAATTCGTACTTCTTTAAGTAACCGAATCGCTCAAGATTTAGTTAGTTGGTGGCTGAATGAAAAAGTAAATTTGCATCCACAAATGCGCGAATTTGTGCAAAACGATATTCTCAAAAGAATGCGCCTTACCGAAGCAGAAACGATCGCCGATATTTCTGCCGCCCAAGATCGTTCTTATCTGGCAATAATTTCCGACTGGATTAACAGTATTCGTCAAGAAATTGCTAGTGAAAATTTACTCCAATGTACCCAACAAGGTGTCAATATGTTGGGGCGAGAAAAAGGTAAAATCCTGCAATTCGTTGATGGATATTTAAAACCCAAAGTTGATGAATATCGCAGCAATCATTTTCGCGAATTAAGTACCGACGAACGCTTACACGGCGATTACTTGCAGAAAATGTACGACAATCGGAATCAATTAGTTATCCGAGGTCGTCAAAGTTTAGAAAGCGAATTTTATCGCATTTTAGAAGACCGCACTCAAGGACCCAAATTCGCAGCTAGCTTTATTGTGACTGTGCGGCAAATCTTGGAAGATATGGCGGAAAAATTCCGTTCCCAACGCGATAAAATTTGGGAACCAAAAGAAAACGAACGTCAAAAACAATACGAACAAGGACTTCAAGATTTAACCGAATTTAAAGACAAATTTGGCACAACTAAACAAGCAAAAATGGAGCAGTATTGTGAAAATGCTCTCAGTGGTTTAGAAGGTACTTTAATCGCGATAATTCAACGCAAAGCGCGGTCAATAAGCTTAGATGTAATCGACCGCTTACAAGAGCATTTAACCTTATTAGAACGACGTTTTAATCGCTGGCAACAAAAGTTAATTCAAACCCGCGATTTGTACAAAGAAAAAGCTGACAAGCAGGCTAAAAGCGCCGATGCTTTAGTTATTAACGGGATTAAACTATACGATCGCCAAGAACTCAATAGCTTGTATCAAGACTTAATCGAACAGCTAGCAGGTGCAACAGTAGGTAACAAAACTGCTTATGAAACTGGTATGGATTCGATTTGTAGTACCATGTCTCAAGATGTTCTCGATCGAGCAAGTTCCTTGTGGAAAGAAACCCGTGCAGCTAACGAAATTATGCGGCTATTTGACATTACTGAAATTCCCGATGTCAAAGATGAAGATTTCCAGCAAATTATCTTCGAGCGCACGAAAAAAGTAGTAGAAGAGGCGCCCCAAACAAGTAAAATTAAACAAGAATTAGCTGCCTGCGATCGCATCTTTAAGCTTTACAATGACAATAGCGAAATTGTCAATAATATTCGCATTGCTTTTAACAAATCTAAACCTTTAATTCTCCTCAATCAAGCTGTATTACGCGGCAAAGATGCCAATTTCACCCCCGCACTAAATGTCAATGTTGCTGTTTTAGGAGGTCGGAAAACTAGCGATCCTGCCGCTCAAAAATTTATTCCCATGTTACAAGAATTTATTGGCAATGAAGATGCCATTAAACCATTAGGAGATCCCGAACGCCATCGCATTATTTTTGTGCAAGAAATTGGTGGTTTTTCTCTGCGGTGTATTGATGGAATGCGCGATTTACGACAGTCTTACCAAGATTGGAAAGGTGAATTTATTGTCGCTAAACGAGCGCAATTAAAAGGTGAAAGTCGCGATTTACCCGTTCCCGTTCACATTCAAAAAGAACCGCCTTTCTGGGACATATTTCCTGAAGATCCGCGCGTTTTTTACTTAGTAGTCCAAGCGAGAGCATTAGATATTCTTCGCCAAGAAGAAAACAAAGCTACCAAAGAAAATTCGATTCGCTATACAAAATCAACTGCGATTGGCGAACAAAAAGTCGATCTGGCTTCGAGTTGGGAAGAAGTAACCCAAGTGTTAGAAATTAAAGCTTGTCGTGAAGATCGCGAAGAAATTCAACGTCAATTGTTGCAAAAATTAAATGCGGCTGATACTGAGGCGAAAAAACAAGCCTTATTTCGGCAATTACTTGCTTATTTAGAGCAACGTGCGTTAGAATTAGAAGGAGGAAAAGATAGTCCAGATTATAAACGAGAAGCACAAATTATTCTCAATTTAATCGAAGCCAAAAAACTAAAAACTGCAACTGAAATTTCCCTCCAATCAGAGCAAATTAAACAACCCGTAAAAGTTACCCAACCAGTAAATTCAACAGGTGTACCTAATCAAATAGAGGGAAATAATGGTGCGAGAAATCAACAAGATCCGACACCGCGAAGTCACGTTTTTTGCACTAACTGCGGTACGCCAAATCCGGCTAATTCTAAATTTTGCTTTAAGTGCGGCACAAAGTTAGTTAAGTGA
- a CDS encoding ABC transporter substrate-binding protein — translation MNPKGEWTCDGVPKNDAYSSQGTGPHPPHQNTGPDCAVCGLPREAMETSKKSKTTVVSNPIGSSKPGLVPILLAVVGVILLLGVGFGLYRVVATRNNNVSDSGTTEFVSSNAVNESLISQGEKVLLEVTPAKSSAALAFTSKDWLEAIALYQQATDSDPNDPESKIYLNNTQAIQAGNPLTIAAVVPISSSSDTAKEILRGVAQAQDEFNSSAPPGGRLLQVAIVNDPEPTKSATLAQDLVQSPNILGVLGHGIDSGSRQAIAIYEQNNLAVLSPVSTSITPSGDGNSTVKTIPQTEKTGELLGNYLQTVGITLAKYANTQQSSPAAVVFFNSDSPYSELLKREFINALSQQNGRVVKEVDVTTADVATEINAASQAGANIAMLALSKNKVNQAVELAQANANLPQPLTLIGGDELYNPTILVEGGDAIANIVLAVPWRSQPNDPFAADAANIWKGRVSWRTATAYDATQALIQAISQNSTREAVSQQLASGIPIEGTNTEANVLEEVPLVQATPGTQGPPGSKYQFDPVP, via the coding sequence GTGAATCCAAAGGGTGAATGGACTTGCGATGGAGTGCCGAAAAATGATGCTTATTCCTCTCAGGGTACAGGTCCCCATCCCCCACATCAAAATACGGGTCCCGATTGTGCAGTTTGTGGTTTACCTAGGGAAGCAATGGAAACCTCTAAGAAATCGAAGACAACTGTGGTTTCTAATCCAATTGGTTCGTCTAAACCGGGATTAGTTCCCATTTTACTAGCGGTAGTTGGGGTAATTCTGTTGTTGGGTGTGGGGTTCGGTTTGTATCGAGTTGTTGCGACGCGAAATAATAATGTCTCAGATTCAGGGACGACAGAATTTGTTAGTAGCAATGCGGTTAATGAAAGTTTAATTTCTCAAGGTGAGAAAGTTTTATTAGAGGTAACGCCAGCAAAAAGCAGTGCTGCGTTAGCATTTACAAGTAAAGATTGGTTAGAAGCGATCGCGCTTTATCAACAAGCAACTGATAGCGATCCTAACGATCCCGAAAGTAAAATTTATCTGAATAATACCCAAGCTATCCAAGCTGGTAATCCTTTAACGATCGCCGCAGTGGTTCCGATTTCCTCTAGTAGCGATACGGCTAAGGAAATCTTGCGCGGTGTGGCTCAAGCTCAAGATGAGTTTAACTCATCGGCTCCCCCTGGAGGTCGTTTGTTACAAGTTGCGATCGTCAACGATCCTGAACCGACAAAATCGGCTACTTTGGCGCAAGATTTAGTTCAGTCGCCAAATATTCTGGGAGTATTAGGACATGGAATCGATAGCGGTAGTCGTCAGGCGATCGCAATTTATGAGCAAAATAATTTAGCGGTACTTTCTCCGGTGAGTACGAGTATTACTCCTAGTGGTGATGGGAATTCGACGGTAAAAACTATTCCCCAAACTGAGAAAACTGGTGAGTTACTGGGTAATTATTTGCAAACGGTGGGGATCACTTTGGCTAAATACGCTAATACTCAACAATCTTCCCCCGCAGCAGTGGTTTTCTTTAACTCTGATAGTCCCTACAGCGAATTACTCAAACGCGAATTTATTAACGCTCTTTCACAACAAAATGGGAGAGTAGTTAAAGAAGTAGATGTGACAACGGCTGATGTTGCAACGGAAATCAATGCTGCTTCCCAAGCAGGTGCAAACATAGCGATGCTGGCTTTAAGTAAAAATAAGGTTAACCAAGCTGTAGAACTCGCCCAAGCTAATGCTAACCTACCTCAACCCTTAACCTTAATTGGCGGTGACGAACTGTATAACCCGACAATTCTCGTTGAAGGAGGAGACGCGATCGCGAATATAGTTTTAGCAGTTCCGTGGCGATCGCAACCTAACGATCCTTTTGCGGCAGACGCAGCTAACATTTGGAAAGGAAGGGTAAGCTGGCGTACTGCTACCGCTTACGATGCTACCCAAGCTTTAATTCAAGCTATTAGTCAAAACTCTACCCGCGAAGCCGTTTCCCAACAACTCGCAAGCGGTATCCCCATCGAAGGTACAAACACCGAAGCGAACGTTCTTGAGGAAGTTCCTCTCGTTCAAGCAACTCCCGGTACTCAAGGACCTCCCGGTTCTAAATATCAATTCGATCCTGTTCCCTAA
- a CDS encoding vWA domain-containing protein has translation MTFSRRPLWLYPLFQIPLILLGIFLATALLFWLFGIGRPNVAVAIGLDLSTSTYAPQEFNAPGTVMSQEVAAVRSYLDINDRLLRQPNQVQVFGFGGVTISLTGDFQTDSQKINAELTQALQDPNLPQSVANESTDINLAIQSGINALSQISDRCREFLLVTDGGAPVSAEIIANARSQRVKINTVIIGGESLELRAAAFATRGNYHTTASNNLETLFTERLFTSFNSNLKWIIFWLGAAWIALMWTLVLPLDRWLFQNIMQMPINLAGQLALGNAFFWTAATPGIIIGIYRLLNLSGLPFFSSC, from the coding sequence ATGACTTTCTCTCGTCGTCCTTTGTGGTTGTATCCCTTATTTCAAATTCCCCTAATTTTGTTGGGTATTTTCTTAGCAACAGCATTACTTTTCTGGCTATTTGGGATTGGTAGACCGAATGTAGCCGTAGCTATTGGTTTGGATCTGAGTACGAGTACCTATGCACCCCAAGAATTTAACGCCCCAGGTACAGTAATGTCTCAGGAAGTAGCGGCGGTGCGATCGTATTTAGACATCAACGATCGCCTTTTACGTCAACCAAACCAAGTGCAAGTATTTGGGTTTGGAGGAGTTACAATCTCGCTAACTGGTGATTTTCAAACCGACAGTCAAAAAATCAACGCAGAATTAACTCAAGCCTTACAAGATCCCAATTTACCTCAAAGCGTCGCTAACGAAAGCACCGACATTAATTTAGCCATCCAAAGTGGGATCAATGCACTCAGCCAAATTAGCGATCGCTGTCGAGAATTTCTCTTAGTCACCGACGGTGGCGCCCCCGTTTCCGCCGAAATCATCGCTAACGCGAGATCCCAAAGAGTCAAAATCAATACTGTTATTATCGGGGGCGAATCTTTAGAATTACGAGCAGCAGCTTTTGCCACTAGAGGTAACTATCACACCACTGCTAGCAACAATCTCGAAACCTTATTTACCGAACGATTATTCACCAGTTTCAACAGCAATCTCAAATGGATAATCTTCTGGCTAGGTGCAGCTTGGATAGCTTTAATGTGGACGCTAGTTTTACCTTTAGATCGTTGGCTTTTCCAAAATATAATGCAAATGCCCATTAATTTAGCAGGTCAATTAGCATTAGGAAACGCCTTCTTCTGGACTGCTGCCACCCCAGGAATTATCATCGGCATCTATCGCTTATTAAACCTTTCCGGCTTACCCTTCTTTTCTAGTTGTTAA